From a single Streptomyces sp. NBC_00377 genomic region:
- a CDS encoding LuxR C-terminal-related transcriptional regulator, producing the protein MNPDLELIYRTLPSAAAEATTIPELGKVMSRQIMRLVPHDGYMLRGTDPLTGAACFLTKEYGYGADCYRELESEEILGHDQHTVAGLSRSGRCVAVLECDAPDRRQHSIQHEKIMSVTGVGSEMRIALTLDGRAWGLLVLLRGRGGRPFTTTDSATAGRLSEPLAGALRQYVASRFLRPVRSAPDPGIVVIDSSDTIRAVTSTGREWIRRLVPDAVLSDEDEIFAHVWNIALTARQPGRRALSRIPGPDGWIVLQAQRFDDSSLADVAVTIQSASSDVLLPAAAVLYGITSREQTVIRRALDGLAAKQIARSLNISLHTVNDHLRAIYRKTGVNSREELISSLSQ; encoded by the coding sequence ATGAATCCGGACCTGGAATTGATCTACCGGACGCTGCCGTCGGCGGCAGCGGAGGCCACCACGATTCCCGAATTGGGCAAGGTGATGTCACGGCAGATCATGCGTCTCGTGCCGCACGATGGATACATGCTCAGAGGAACTGACCCGCTCACGGGTGCCGCCTGTTTCCTCACCAAAGAATACGGATACGGGGCTGATTGCTACCGTGAACTGGAATCAGAGGAAATACTCGGCCACGACCAGCACACCGTGGCCGGCCTCTCCAGAAGCGGCCGTTGCGTCGCAGTCCTCGAATGCGACGCACCTGACCGACGCCAGCACAGTATCCAGCACGAGAAGATCATGAGCGTGACCGGAGTGGGCAGCGAGATGCGCATCGCGCTCACCCTCGACGGCAGGGCGTGGGGCCTTTTGGTACTGCTTCGGGGAAGAGGCGGCAGACCCTTCACCACCACGGACTCGGCAACCGCGGGGAGGCTGTCCGAACCCTTGGCAGGTGCACTGAGGCAGTACGTCGCGAGCCGGTTCCTGCGTCCCGTCCGTAGCGCACCGGACCCGGGCATCGTGGTGATCGACAGCAGCGACACGATAAGAGCCGTCACCAGCACCGGCCGTGAATGGATTCGCAGGCTCGTACCGGACGCCGTGCTCTCCGATGAAGACGAGATCTTCGCGCACGTCTGGAACATCGCCCTCACGGCACGACAGCCGGGCCGTCGAGCGCTGAGCCGTATCCCCGGTCCTGACGGGTGGATCGTGCTGCAGGCCCAGCGGTTCGACGACTCATCGCTCGCCGACGTGGCAGTGACCATCCAGTCGGCTTCGTCCGACGTGCTGCTGCCTGCCGCGGCTGTCCTCTACGGCATCACTTCCAGGGAGCAGACGGTCATCCGGCGAGCTCTCGACGGACTGGCGGCCAAACAGATCGCCCGCAGTCTGAACATCTCCCTGCATACCGTCAATGACCACTTGAGGGCAATTTACCGAAAGACCGGGGTCAACAGCCGCGAGGAACTTATCTCCAGCCTCTCGCAGTAG